The Shewanella mangrovisoli genome has a window encoding:
- the dnaB gene encoding replicative DNA helicase, whose product MSQQGAFKPKNKPTDVQVDSLKLPPHSIEAEQSVLGGLMLDADAWDKVAETVVKEDFYSRSHRMIFAAMHRLVESGQPIDLITVSEQLEVENQLEEAGGFAYLGEIAKNTPSAGNIVSYAEIVRERAVVREMIRVAHEIADAGYNPEGRDSSALLDLAESKVFKIAEQRTNANEGPEGIKTILEKTVDKIEQLYNNPHNGVTGVSSGFSDLDRMTAGFQSGDLIIVAARPSMGKTTFAMNLCEQAAMNEDKPVLIFSLEMPSEQIMMRMLASLGRVDQTKIRTGQLDDEDWARVSSTMGIMLEQGKMYIDDGSGLTPTEVRSRARRIAREYGGLSMIMVDYLQLMQVPALSDNRTLEIAEISRSLKALAKELEIPVIALSQLNRSLEQRADKRPVNSDLRESGSIEQDADLIMFIYRDEVYNNDSPDKGTAEIIIGKQRNGPIGRVRLTFQGQFSRFDNYAGPQFEED is encoded by the coding sequence ATGTCACAACAAGGTGCGTTTAAACCTAAGAATAAGCCGACAGATGTGCAGGTCGATAGCTTAAAGCTGCCGCCGCATTCGATAGAGGCTGAACAATCGGTCTTAGGTGGCCTAATGTTAGACGCCGACGCTTGGGATAAAGTGGCCGAGACTGTGGTGAAAGAGGATTTTTATTCCCGCTCGCACCGAATGATTTTTGCAGCCATGCACCGTTTGGTCGAAAGTGGTCAACCCATCGACTTAATTACGGTTTCTGAACAGCTTGAAGTTGAAAATCAGCTTGAAGAAGCGGGCGGCTTTGCCTATTTAGGCGAGATTGCCAAAAACACCCCGAGCGCGGGTAACATTGTTTCCTACGCCGAGATCGTGCGCGAGCGCGCCGTGGTGCGGGAGATGATCCGTGTCGCCCATGAGATTGCCGATGCGGGTTACAATCCCGAAGGGCGTGATTCCAGCGCCTTGCTCGACTTGGCCGAGAGTAAAGTCTTTAAGATTGCCGAGCAGCGCACAAATGCCAACGAAGGTCCCGAAGGCATTAAAACCATTCTCGAAAAAACCGTCGATAAGATTGAGCAGCTCTACAACAATCCACACAACGGTGTGACTGGGGTGTCGAGCGGCTTTAGCGATCTTGACCGCATGACAGCGGGCTTCCAATCCGGCGACTTGATCATCGTCGCGGCGCGTCCTTCTATGGGTAAAACCACCTTCGCGATGAACCTGTGTGAACAGGCGGCGATGAATGAAGACAAGCCTGTGCTGATTTTCAGTCTCGAGATGCCCTCGGAACAGATCATGATGCGTATGTTGGCCTCCTTGGGCCGCGTCGACCAAACCAAAATCCGTACTGGACAACTCGATGATGAGGATTGGGCGCGGGTATCCTCGACCATGGGGATTATGCTCGAGCAGGGCAAGATGTATATCGACGACGGTTCAGGCTTAACGCCGACCGAAGTACGCAGCCGTGCCCGCCGTATTGCCCGTGAGTATGGCGGGTTGTCGATGATCATGGTCGACTACTTGCAGCTGATGCAAGTGCCGGCCTTATCGGACAACCGTACCCTAGAAATTGCCGAAATCTCTCGCTCTCTCAAGGCATTGGCTAAAGAGTTAGAGATCCCCGTGATTGCACTGTCCCAGCTTAACCGCTCGCTCGAACAACGTGCCGATAAGCGCCCAGTAAACTCGGACTTACGTGAATCGGGTTCTATTGAGCAGGATGCGGACCTCATCATGTTTATTTACCGTGATGAGGTGTATAACAACGATTCTCCCGATAAGGGCACCGCAGAAATCATTATCGGTAAGCAGCGTAACGGCCCCATTGGACGTGTGCGCTTGACCTTCCAAGGCCAGTTTTCCCGTTTTGATAATTACGCTGGCCCGCAGTTTGAAGAAGATTAA
- the alr gene encoding alanine racemase, with protein sequence MKPFPRAEISSSALQNNLAVLRQQASRSQVMAVVKANGYGHGLLNVANCLHTADGFGLARLEEALELRAGGVKARLLLLEGFFRSTDLPLLVAHDIDTVVHHESQIEMLEQATLSKPVTVWLKVDSGMHRLGVTPEQFTQVYARLMACDNVAKPIHLMTHFACADEPENHYTQVQMQTFNQLTADLPGFRTLANSAGALYWPKSQGDWIRPGIALYGVSPVTGDCGANHGLIPAMNLVSRLIAVRDHKAGQPVGYGCYWTAKQDTRLGVVAIGYGDGYPRNAPEGTPVWVNGRRVPIVGRVSMDMLTVDLGADATDLVGDEALLWGAALPVEEVAEHIGTIAYELVTKLTPRVAVCLA encoded by the coding sequence TTGAAACCTTTTCCCCGAGCAGAAATTAGCAGTAGTGCACTGCAGAACAATCTCGCCGTCTTGCGTCAACAGGCGAGTCGCAGCCAAGTGATGGCGGTGGTGAAAGCCAATGGTTATGGTCATGGATTATTAAATGTCGCCAACTGTTTACACACTGCCGATGGCTTTGGCTTAGCCCGTTTAGAAGAGGCGTTAGAGCTGCGCGCTGGTGGCGTGAAGGCGCGCTTGTTATTGCTTGAAGGCTTCTTTCGCAGCACGGATTTACCGTTGTTGGTGGCCCACGATATCGATACTGTGGTGCACCACGAGTCGCAAATCGAAATGTTAGAGCAGGCGACGCTATCAAAACCTGTCACTGTATGGTTGAAAGTGGATTCTGGCATGCATCGGTTAGGCGTGACCCCTGAGCAATTTACGCAGGTGTATGCGCGCTTGATGGCCTGTGACAATGTCGCCAAGCCCATACATTTAATGACTCACTTTGCCTGTGCCGATGAGCCTGAAAATCATTACACCCAAGTGCAAATGCAAACCTTTAACCAGTTAACCGCGGATTTGCCTGGATTTAGAACCTTAGCTAATTCTGCGGGTGCCCTCTATTGGCCTAAGAGCCAAGGGGACTGGATCCGCCCAGGAATTGCACTCTATGGCGTCTCACCTGTGACGGGGGATTGTGGTGCCAATCATGGTCTGATCCCGGCGATGAACTTAGTCTCGCGTTTGATTGCGGTGCGCGATCACAAGGCCGGACAACCCGTTGGCTATGGTTGTTATTGGACGGCGAAACAAGATACTCGCCTTGGTGTCGTGGCGATTGGTTATGGTGATGGTTATCCGCGTAATGCGCCAGAAGGCACGCCAGTGTGGGTTAATGGTCGCCGAGTACCGATTGTCGGTCGTGTATCTATGGATATGCTAACCGTTGATTTAGGTGCTGATGCGACAGACCTTGTGGGCGATGAAGCCCTGCTCTGGGGCGCCGCTTTACCGGTTGAGGAAGTGGCTGAACATATTGGCACCATCGCCTATGAGTTAGTGACTAAACTCACCCCAAGGGTCGCGGTGTGTCTTGCATAA
- a CDS encoding chemotaxis protein CheX yields MNVNFINPFLQSLLNVISTMASMDLTPGKPQIKTDNLAKGDVSGLIGMVGPQTKGSLSITFEQKLVLQIMQNMLGENPGKINEEVTDLVGEITNMVTGGAKNLLGQKGYEFEMATPMVVSGKGHTISHKANGTKIIMPFSSPYGTAFIEICFEN; encoded by the coding sequence ATGAACGTCAATTTTATTAACCCTTTTCTACAATCCCTGCTCAATGTCATTTCGACGATGGCAAGCATGGATCTCACTCCGGGCAAGCCCCAAATTAAAACCGACAACTTAGCCAAGGGTGATGTGTCCGGGTTAATTGGTATGGTTGGGCCACAGACTAAGGGGTCGTTATCAATTACCTTTGAACAAAAACTGGTACTGCAGATCATGCAAAATATGCTTGGTGAAAACCCAGGCAAGATAAATGAAGAAGTCACCGATCTCGTGGGTGAAATCACCAACATGGTCACGGGTGGAGCAAAAAATCTTTTAGGGCAAAAGGGTTACGAGTTCGAAATGGCAACCCCTATGGTGGTTTCAGGTAAAGGGCATACCATTTCCCACAAAGCGAATGGCACCAAAATTATCATGCCCTTCAGCAGCCCATACGGCACTGCCTTTATTGAAATCTGCTTTGAAAATTAA
- a CDS encoding TonB-dependent receptor, with translation MKFAKRRNGRVTLGAHVLGSLTIGMAVSAAPAMATEPQSQVVDKKVEHIEVNGEYLGYNTRKVQSGKFTEDLLNTAKTVTVINQDLIKDMGAQSFTDALRATPGITLGTGEGGNPYGDRPFIRGYDAQSSTFINGMRNVGSQSRETFNIEQIEVLKGPSSVYNGRGAVGGSINIVTKKAQSEDFINADVAVGTDSLKRASVDVNHVIADEAAARINMMAHDADTPGRDEVTGNRWGVAPSVTFGLTTPTKVTLEYYHFENHDIPDYGIPYDQATGQPADVDPDNFYGLLSRDFRDTMDDTASVLISHDFNNDMQFTSTSIYSRNSNYYIVTNPDDTTGNVANGYVWRNTKSRHSVTKTLATQLQLSGEAKLAGMTNRFAVGTELSNERTSNLSYTVDTGNGRNAGCNQAMLDNYNCTLLDNPNPHDPWVGTITLGTDATVTETDTRSLYAFNTIELTEAWMVNAGIRWDDYSTSAENSTSQFSNDTDFFNYQLSVLYKPAENGSIYAAWGTSSNPPGTSNGDGADRLGSTNADLEPEDTESYELGTKWDFFAGRLSLNGSVFQIEKNNARVATSGDRNSPQENVGEQKVKGFELGFSGDFTEHWHGFGGYTYLDATLESNGYNQAQNGNRFPNTAKNSLSLFTTYDVTEDFTVGTGAYYMGKVYGNTANTLSIPSYWRFDLTSSYKMSEFLTLRLNVQNLTDERYYDKAYTAHFANMAPGRLVMLSADMHF, from the coding sequence ATGAAATTTGCAAAACGCCGCAATGGCCGAGTCACGCTCGGTGCCCATGTTTTAGGTTCGTTAACGATTGGAATGGCGGTTTCAGCCGCTCCGGCTATGGCGACGGAGCCACAGTCACAAGTCGTTGATAAGAAAGTTGAACATATTGAAGTGAACGGTGAGTATTTAGGTTACAACACCCGTAAAGTGCAATCGGGTAAATTTACCGAAGATCTGCTCAATACCGCTAAAACCGTTACCGTTATCAATCAAGATCTCATCAAGGATATGGGTGCCCAGAGTTTTACCGATGCTCTGCGTGCAACACCCGGTATTACACTAGGGACAGGTGAGGGCGGCAACCCTTACGGTGATAGACCCTTTATCCGTGGTTACGATGCTCAATCTTCAACCTTTATCAATGGTATGCGTAATGTGGGCTCACAAAGTCGCGAAACCTTTAACATTGAACAAATTGAAGTCCTGAAAGGCCCAAGCTCTGTATATAACGGTCGTGGCGCCGTTGGTGGTAGCATCAACATTGTGACTAAAAAGGCCCAATCTGAAGACTTTATTAATGCCGATGTTGCCGTCGGAACGGATTCGCTAAAACGCGCCAGTGTCGATGTCAACCATGTGATTGCCGATGAAGCTGCGGCCCGTATCAACATGATGGCCCACGATGCAGACACCCCGGGGCGCGATGAAGTTACGGGTAATCGTTGGGGTGTAGCGCCTTCGGTGACCTTTGGTTTAACCACGCCAACCAAAGTGACACTCGAATATTATCACTTTGAAAATCATGATATTCCTGATTATGGTATTCCCTACGATCAGGCAACGGGTCAACCTGCGGATGTCGACCCTGATAACTTCTACGGTTTGTTGTCGCGGGATTTTCGCGACACTATGGATGATACGGCGTCAGTGTTGATCAGCCATGATTTCAACAACGACATGCAGTTCACTTCGACCTCCATCTATAGCCGTAACAGCAATTACTATATTGTGACTAACCCAGACGACACCACGGGTAACGTGGCTAATGGTTATGTTTGGCGAAACACTAAGTCACGCCATTCGGTCACAAAGACCTTAGCGACTCAATTGCAACTCTCGGGTGAAGCAAAACTTGCCGGAATGACTAACCGTTTTGCCGTTGGTACTGAACTCAGTAACGAACGTACCAGCAATTTGAGTTACACCGTCGATACGGGTAATGGCCGCAACGCGGGTTGTAATCAGGCGATGCTGGATAACTACAACTGTACGCTGCTGGATAATCCAAATCCGCACGATCCTTGGGTTGGCACTATTACCCTCGGCACCGATGCGACTGTTACAGAAACCGATACTCGCTCGCTGTATGCTTTTAACACCATTGAGTTAACTGAAGCGTGGATGGTCAACGCCGGGATCCGTTGGGATGATTACAGCACCAGTGCTGAGAATTCGACCTCTCAATTCAGCAACGATACCGACTTCTTTAACTATCAATTATCGGTACTTTATAAGCCTGCCGAAAACGGCAGTATTTATGCTGCGTGGGGCACTTCTTCTAACCCTCCAGGGACCTCAAATGGTGATGGCGCGGATCGCCTCGGCAGTACCAACGCCGATTTAGAGCCAGAAGATACGGAAAGCTATGAGTTAGGCACTAAGTGGGACTTCTTTGCCGGACGTTTATCTCTTAATGGTTCGGTATTCCAAATCGAGAAAAACAACGCTCGGGTTGCGACCTCTGGCGATCGTAATTCGCCGCAGGAAAACGTTGGTGAGCAAAAGGTGAAAGGTTTCGAGCTCGGTTTCTCCGGTGACTTTACTGAGCATTGGCACGGTTTTGGTGGTTACACTTACTTGGATGCAACGCTAGAAAGCAATGGCTATAACCAAGCGCAAAATGGTAACCGCTTCCCCAACACCGCTAAAAATAGCTTAAGTTTATTCACGACTTACGATGTGACTGAGGATTTTACTGTCGGTACGGGCGCGTACTACATGGGTAAAGTTTATGGTAATACGGCTAACACGTTGTCGATTCCATCCTACTGGCGTTTTGATTTGACTTCATCTTATAAAATGAGCGAATTCTTGACCCTACGCCTGAACGTGCAGAATCTAACGGATGAGCGTTATTACGATAAAGCGTACACCGCGCACTTTGCTAATATGGCCCCAGGCCGCTTAGTGATGTTAAGTGCGGACATGCACTTCTAA
- a CDS encoding Fe2+-dependent dioxygenase, with the protein MLIEIPNVFSKEEVNQLREELDARTWIDGNQTSGVMASTRKRNQQLDKDDPVALQIGELIMARLLAHPLFVSAALPLQFYPPLFNRYQGGETFGYHIDNAIRSTSEGMVRTDLSATLFLSEPDTYQGGELVIQDTYGQQSIKLAAGSLVLYPSTSLHQVTPVISGERTAAFMWLQSMVRDEGQRRLLFQLDQSIQALTAQAAPEQELFNLTGVYHNLLRRWSEL; encoded by the coding sequence ATGCTTATTGAAATTCCGAATGTTTTTTCTAAAGAAGAAGTCAATCAGCTAAGGGAAGAGCTCGATGCCCGCACTTGGATTGATGGCAATCAGACTTCGGGCGTAATGGCGAGTACCCGTAAACGTAATCAGCAGTTAGACAAAGATGACCCTGTCGCACTGCAAATCGGTGAGCTGATCATGGCGCGCTTATTGGCCCACCCTTTATTTGTCTCGGCGGCGCTGCCATTACAGTTTTATCCTCCCTTGTTTAATCGTTATCAAGGTGGCGAAACCTTTGGTTATCATATCGATAATGCGATTCGCTCGACCAGCGAAGGCATGGTGCGTACCGATCTGTCTGCCACCTTATTTTTAAGTGAACCAGACACTTATCAAGGTGGGGAGCTGGTGATCCAAGATACCTATGGCCAGCAAAGCATTAAGCTCGCGGCGGGTTCATTGGTGTTGTATCCCTCGACAAGTTTGCATCAGGTTACTCCTGTTATCTCGGGTGAACGTACCGCTGCTTTTATGTGGCTGCAGAGTATGGTGCGCGATGAGGGACAGCGCCGCTTGCTATTTCAACTCGATCAATCGATTCAAGCGTTGACGGCGCAGGCCGCGCCAGAACAAGAGTTGTTTAATCTGACGGGGGTTTACCATAACTTGCTCAGACGTTGGAGCGAGTTGTAG
- the dusA gene encoding tRNA dihydrouridine(20/20a) synthase DusA, translating to MLKNNLNDGLQLDRTFSIAPMLDWTDRHYRYFARLMSANALLYTEMVTTGAILHGRGDYLAYNQEEHPLALQLGGSNPAELARCAKLAAERGYDEVNLNVGCPSDRVQNGRFGACLMAEPELVAECVDAMKQVVDIPVTVKTRIGIDEQDSYEFLTHFIDTVMAKGCGEFIIHARKAWLQGLSPKENREIPPLDYDRVYQLKRDYPTLNISINGGITSLEQAKTHLQHLDGVMVGREAYQNPYILAQVDQLLCGNQKAVMSREAVIETMLPYIEAHLQAGGRLNHITRHMIGLFQGLPGARAWRRYLSENAHKNGAGIEVVKQAYQSIQSEMVAQ from the coding sequence GTGTTGAAAAATAATCTTAATGATGGTCTACAGCTCGACCGCACCTTTTCCATTGCGCCCATGTTGGATTGGACGGATCGTCATTACCGTTATTTTGCTCGCTTGATGTCGGCCAATGCCTTGCTGTATACCGAGATGGTGACAACGGGGGCGATTTTGCATGGCCGCGGTGATTATCTTGCCTATAACCAAGAAGAACATCCCCTTGCATTGCAATTGGGGGGCTCGAATCCTGCTGAACTTGCTCGCTGCGCTAAACTTGCCGCCGAGCGCGGTTATGATGAAGTAAACCTCAATGTGGGCTGTCCTTCCGATCGGGTGCAAAACGGTCGCTTTGGTGCTTGTTTGATGGCCGAACCTGAGCTGGTGGCTGAGTGTGTCGATGCCATGAAGCAAGTGGTTGATATTCCAGTGACGGTAAAAACGCGCATCGGCATTGACGAGCAGGATAGTTATGAGTTTTTGACTCACTTTATTGATACTGTCATGGCTAAAGGCTGTGGTGAATTTATTATCCATGCGCGTAAGGCGTGGTTACAGGGCTTAAGTCCGAAGGAAAATCGCGAGATCCCGCCCTTAGACTACGACCGGGTATATCAGCTTAAGCGTGATTATCCGACTCTCAATATCAGCATTAACGGTGGTATCACTAGCCTTGAACAGGCTAAAACTCACTTGCAGCACTTAGATGGTGTGATGGTGGGACGTGAGGCTTACCAAAATCCTTATATTCTGGCGCAGGTTGACCAACTGCTCTGCGGCAACCAGAAGGCGGTGATGAGCCGTGAAGCTGTGATTGAGACCATGTTGCCCTATATTGAGGCTCACTTGCAGGCGGGTGGGCGCTTAAATCATATTACTCGCCATATGATTGGCTTATTCCAAGGCTTACCGGGTGCCCGTGCGTGGCGTCGTTATTTGAGCGAAAACGCCCATAAAAACGGTGCAGGTATTGAGGTGGTCAAGCAGGCTTATCAAAGTATTCAGAGCGAAATGGTTGCTCAATAA
- a CDS encoding PspC domain-containing protein codes for MKRAQMRMDNSERLVCGVASGMAWQFGWSCFWTRVVWAGAILFMPGVSLLVYFVLALLVDQWKRPI; via the coding sequence ATGAAACGAGCGCAAATGCGAATGGACAATTCAGAACGTTTAGTCTGTGGTGTTGCCTCTGGTATGGCGTGGCAATTCGGTTGGTCCTGTTTTTGGACTCGTGTCGTGTGGGCCGGTGCGATTCTATTTATGCCGGGTGTGAGTCTGCTGGTTTACTTTGTACTGGCCTTACTTGTGGACCAATGGAAAAGACCTATTTAA
- a CDS encoding enoyl-CoA hydratase-related protein has protein sequence MSHIQVRDDQGVRIISFNRPDKRNALDLNMYKQLTEYLIEGEADNDIRAFMLHGEDNCFTSGNDVADFLKNSDLGPNHPAVRFLFCLLELKKPLVAAVSGAAVGIGTTVLLHCDLVYADNTAKFQLPFVNLALVPEAGASLLLPELVGYQKAAELLLLGESFDANTAHKLNIINDVIAQEELLGYALNQAKKLANQPPQALQITRQLMRPHKNRVQHQMHQELEQFSARLKSDEAKARFQAFLKK, from the coding sequence ATGAGTCATATACAGGTTCGGGATGATCAGGGCGTTCGTATTATCAGCTTTAATCGCCCAGATAAACGCAATGCACTTGATCTTAATATGTATAAACAACTGACAGAATACCTGATCGAAGGTGAAGCAGACAACGACATTCGTGCCTTTATGCTCCATGGCGAGGATAATTGTTTCACCTCGGGCAATGATGTTGCTGACTTTTTGAAAAATAGTGACTTAGGTCCAAATCACCCCGCGGTGCGCTTCCTTTTTTGCCTATTGGAACTCAAAAAACCGCTGGTTGCCGCCGTGTCTGGTGCCGCCGTTGGCATTGGCACAACGGTGCTGCTGCACTGTGATTTGGTCTATGCCGACAACACGGCTAAATTCCAACTGCCCTTCGTGAATTTGGCCCTAGTGCCCGAGGCTGGCGCAAGCTTACTCTTACCCGAATTGGTGGGTTATCAAAAAGCGGCGGAGCTCTTGCTGCTCGGCGAAAGTTTTGATGCCAATACCGCGCACAAACTGAATATCATTAACGATGTCATCGCCCAAGAAGAGTTGCTCGGTTATGCCCTAAATCAGGCCAAGAAACTGGCTAATCAGCCACCGCAAGCACTGCAAATTACCCGTCAGTTGATGCGACCACATAAAAACCGCGTGCAACACCAGATGCATCAAGAATTAGAACAATTTAGTGCAAGACTTAAAAGTGATGAAGCAAAAGCCAGATTTCAGGCTTTTCTTAAAAAGTGA
- a CDS encoding copper chaperone PCu(A)C, whose translation MEFKTLKPIFKQMFNFVALSCASFSVFANVVMTEGHVRAMPDTVPNTAAYFTLENHSDKTVRLTGVTTEVAKEAQLHTIIEEQGMVKMRHVEGFDIPSHGKLTLSPSGEHVMLIGLKAPLALDQQVKLQLAFDDGENLTITLPVAKQADNAAEHEHHHHH comes from the coding sequence ATGGAGTTTAAGACATTGAAACCGATATTCAAACAGATGTTTAATTTTGTCGCATTATCCTGTGCCTCATTTTCTGTTTTCGCTAACGTAGTGATGACCGAAGGTCATGTCCGTGCAATGCCTGATACAGTACCAAATACCGCCGCTTACTTTACGCTGGAGAACCATAGCGATAAAACGGTTCGCCTCACCGGAGTGACCACTGAGGTCGCAAAGGAAGCACAATTACATACCATCATCGAAGAACAAGGCATGGTAAAGATGCGCCATGTTGAAGGTTTCGATATTCCCTCCCACGGAAAATTAACCCTCTCGCCGTCTGGAGAGCATGTGATGCTCATCGGACTCAAAGCCCCATTAGCCCTAGATCAGCAAGTTAAACTGCAGTTAGCGTTTGACGATGGCGAGAATCTAACGATTACATTGCCTGTTGCTAAGCAGGCCGACAATGCTGCTGAACATGAGCATCATCACCATCATTAA
- a CDS encoding DUF2333 family protein: MQITWKKVTGVGLFVVLIGYLVSVWWSIEPDTLTPQQLTATEKNVVGYATTTSLILTVETLLDKQGGWLSNDVMPPSIFMDNMPAFEYGALEQVRDLALIMRKEFSRSQSQSAADKDLSEAQAKLNIDHTSWLVPSAESEYRDGVKLLKLYRARMMDPNNQDAQFYARADNLNEWLKEVQKRLGSMSQRLSASVGQERLNTDLAGDNAARQSTPNLASHQVKTSWWKIDDVFYESRGASWALLNFMRAVEVDFADVLKKKNAEVSLKQIIRELEATQQTVWSPVVLNGSGFGLVANHSLVMANYVSRANAAVIDLTNLLSQG; this comes from the coding sequence ATGCAAATAACATGGAAGAAGGTCACCGGAGTTGGTTTATTTGTTGTTTTAATTGGTTATCTAGTCAGCGTGTGGTGGAGTATTGAGCCTGATACTCTGACACCACAACAGCTGACGGCCACAGAGAAGAATGTCGTGGGTTATGCAACCACTACGTCGTTGATCCTGACCGTTGAAACACTGCTGGATAAGCAGGGCGGCTGGTTATCGAACGATGTGATGCCACCTTCGATTTTTATGGATAACATGCCCGCGTTTGAGTACGGCGCTTTAGAGCAAGTCCGTGATTTAGCACTGATTATGCGTAAAGAGTTTAGCCGCTCCCAGTCTCAATCCGCTGCGGATAAGGACCTAAGCGAAGCGCAGGCTAAGCTGAACATCGACCATACCAGTTGGTTAGTTCCAAGCGCCGAGAGCGAATACCGCGATGGCGTTAAGCTGCTCAAGCTATATCGCGCGCGCATGATGGATCCAAACAATCAGGATGCGCAGTTTTACGCCCGTGCCGACAACCTTAACGAGTGGCTCAAAGAAGTTCAAAAACGCTTAGGCAGTATGTCGCAACGTTTATCGGCGAGTGTTGGCCAGGAGCGGTTAAATACCGATTTAGCCGGCGACAATGCTGCGCGCCAATCGACTCCGAATTTAGCTAGCCATCAGGTGAAAACCAGCTGGTGGAAAATTGATGATGTGTTCTATGAGAGCCGTGGTGCCTCGTGGGCGCTGCTGAATTTTATGCGTGCAGTCGAAGTCGACTTTGCTGACGTATTGAAAAAGAAAAATGCTGAGGTCAGCCTGAAACAGATCATTCGTGAGCTGGAGGCGACTCAACAAACGGTTTGGAGCCCTGTGGTACTTAATGGCAGTGGTTTCGGTCTAGTCGCTAATCATTCATTGGTTATGGCTAACTATGTGTCCCGTGCGAATGCCGCGGTGATTGATTTAACGAACTTGCTATCTCAAGGTTAA
- a CDS encoding TIGR04219 family outer membrane beta-barrel protein: protein MKKTLLASAVLGCLMGTSAQAATVVGFKIGGDYWRADTSGTFSDKGQPQQGFDYSSSAQGSYWIAVEHPLPFIPNLKIRENSLDQKGSLTNADFSFNGHDFTGNVTSYTDLSNTDFVLYYELLDNDILSLDLGAAYKLMNGSLRVQDAGHPEEKDVDSGIVMGYASTHVSMPGLGLFGFADLMLGVNESNVHDYAIGLGWEFDGVAVDTRVRVGYREFAFDVNNFSGISADTKFDGYFAGVEIDF, encoded by the coding sequence ATGAAAAAAACACTCCTCGCCAGTGCGGTATTAGGATGCTTAATGGGCACTTCAGCCCAAGCGGCTACTGTGGTTGGATTCAAAATTGGTGGCGATTACTGGCGCGCCGATACCAGCGGTACTTTTTCCGATAAAGGTCAGCCACAACAAGGGTTTGACTACAGTTCATCGGCACAAGGTAGCTACTGGATTGCGGTTGAGCATCCACTGCCGTTTATCCCAAATCTTAAAATTCGTGAAAATAGCTTAGATCAGAAGGGCAGTCTGACCAATGCTGACTTCAGCTTCAATGGCCATGATTTTACTGGCAATGTGACCAGCTATACCGATCTGAGCAATACCGATTTTGTGCTGTATTACGAGTTGCTGGATAACGATATTCTGTCTTTGGATCTTGGTGCCGCCTATAAGCTGATGAACGGTTCTCTGCGCGTTCAAGATGCGGGTCACCCTGAAGAGAAAGACGTCGATAGCGGCATTGTGATGGGTTATGCCAGCACACACGTGAGCATGCCAGGCCTTGGGTTATTCGGCTTTGCGGATTTAATGCTTGGGGTAAACGAGTCTAACGTACACGACTATGCTATCGGCTTAGGTTGGGAGTTTGACGGCGTGGCGGTGGATACCCGTGTGCGTGTGGGTTATCGTGAGTTTGCCTTCGATGTGAATAATTTCTCTGGCATCAGCGCCGATACCAAGTTTGACGGTTATTTCGCCGGTGTAGAAATTGACTTCTAA